A genomic segment from Nicotiana tabacum cultivar K326 chromosome 7, ASM71507v2, whole genome shotgun sequence encodes:
- the LOC107759211 gene encoding uncharacterized protein LOC107759211, with amino-acid sequence MKIFLFFGLSLFLQGVLGDLICEELPEEMCSFSIASSGKRCLLESHVSAEGNLEMECQTSEVFATNKIQEYIETDECIGACGVDRQSLGLSSDSLLDPKFIAKICSAQCYNNCPNIVDLYSNLASAEGVSLHGLCLTQKTRAHHGTSQPLSSGAVANAPGYAAGPVSAAAPPPSEY; translated from the exons ATGAagatctttcttttctttggtttatcTCTCTTCCTTCAAGGAGTTCTTG GTGATTTGATATGCGAGGAATTACCAGAAGAAATGTGTTCGTTCTCAATAGCATCCAGTGGAAAGAGATGTTTGCTGGAGAGTCATGTTTCTGCGGAAGGAAATCTGGAAATGGAATGCCAGACTTCAGAAGTGTTTGCTACTAATAAAATACAGGAATATATAGAGACGGATGAATGCATTGGTGCATGTGGTGTTGACAGGCAATCTCTTGGCCTGTCTTCAGACTCCCTTCTTGATCCTAAATTCATTGCCAAAATTTGCTCAGCACAGTGTTACAACAATTGTCCCAACATTGTTGATCTTTACTCCAATTTGGCTTCTGCTGAAG GAGTATCTTTGCATGGACTATGTTTGACGCAGAAAACTCGTGCACACCATGGAACATCTCAACCTCTTAGCTCTGGTGCTGTTGCTAATGCTCCAGGTTATGCTGCTGGTCCAGTTTCTGCTGCAGCTCCTCCTCCTTctgaatattga